A region from the Hypericibacter adhaerens genome encodes:
- a CDS encoding glycosyltransferase, with translation MPSAAISIIMAVRNGEQYIAEALDSVAVQRAAQVELLIVDDGSTDRTAAIAGGHPMAPILIHQEPAGLAAALNRAMERARGTLLCFLDHDDVWPEGRLGAMFDALQATPSLEAVFGRVVNTDSALRPIAPPIPSRLITAMLARRDLFERVGPFRTDLAHAANVDWISRAEAGGMQSRFLDRIVLWRRIHGENMGVRDRGTARTDMLRVIRDHHNRTRKS, from the coding sequence ATGCCTAGCGCGGCGATCAGCATCATCATGGCCGTGCGCAACGGCGAGCAATATATCGCCGAGGCGCTCGACAGCGTCGCGGTTCAGCGGGCGGCACAGGTCGAGCTGCTGATCGTGGATGACGGATCGACCGATCGCACGGCGGCGATCGCCGGCGGCCATCCGATGGCGCCGATCCTCATCCACCAGGAGCCGGCTGGGCTCGCTGCGGCCTTGAACAGGGCGATGGAGCGCGCCCGTGGAACGCTGCTCTGCTTTCTCGATCATGACGATGTCTGGCCCGAGGGCAGGCTCGGCGCGATGTTCGATGCCCTGCAGGCAACGCCATCGCTGGAGGCGGTGTTCGGTCGGGTGGTCAATACCGATTCGGCGTTGAGGCCGATCGCGCCGCCGATCCCGTCCCGCCTCATCACCGCCATGCTGGCCCGGCGCGACCTGTTCGAGCGGGTCGGGCCCTTTCGCACCGATCTCGCTCATGCCGCCAATGTCGATTGGATCAGCCGGGCGGAGGCCGGCGGCATGCAGTCGCGATTCCTCGACAGGATCGTGCTCTGGCGCCGGATTCATGGCGAGAATATGGGGGTGCGCGACCGGGGAACCGCGCGGACCGACATGCTTCGGGTGATCCGGGATCATCACAACCGGACGAGAAAGAGCTGA
- a CDS encoding DUF488 domain-containing protein: MATRKTASLKVKRVYDAPAAGDGTRILVDRLWPRGLAKDEAKIDLWLKAIAPSDALRKRFHGHPENWDRFCAAYEKELAGPEAQAAAQELHERLRQGPVTLLYASRDEHHNNAVALKAWLAGKGKRAS; this comes from the coding sequence ATGGCAACCCGCAAAACGGCCTCTCTCAAGGTCAAACGCGTCTATGACGCCCCGGCGGCCGGCGACGGCACGCGCATCCTGGTCGACCGGCTGTGGCCGCGTGGTCTCGCCAAGGACGAGGCGAAGATCGATCTCTGGCTCAAGGCGATCGCGCCCAGCGACGCGCTGCGCAAGCGCTTCCATGGTCATCCCGAAAACTGGGACCGGTTCTGCGCGGCCTACGAGAAGGAGCTCGCAGGCCCGGAGGCCCAGGCGGCCGCACAGGAATTGCACGAGCGCCTGCGCCAGGGACCGGTCACCCTCCTCTATGCCTCGCGCGACGAACACCACAACAATGCCGTCGCCCTGAAGGCATGGCTGGCCGGCAAGGGAAAACGGGCCTCATGA
- a CDS encoding ABC transporter permease, with product MAVEATSRPIPTSPARRRIPLLILFCMAVVALLAAVACLAQWLAPYDYASIDLRARLAPPAWHPKGSWAHLLGTDELGRDLLSRLIQSVRTSLTIALLGSVMSAALGTFLGFLSAHFRGWLDEAVMAAVDIQAALPFMILALAVVAFFGSNILLFIGLMGIYGWERYARLTRAMTLSALSNGYAVAVRALGARPVRIYARHILPNIANTLIVTMTLNFPQIVLLETSLSFLGVGIQPPMTSLGNMVGFGRDYLLTAWWIAAFPAFTIFIGTLAISLLGDWIRDVLDPTLK from the coding sequence ATGGCGGTCGAGGCGACATCCCGTCCGATCCCGACATCGCCCGCCCGGCGCCGGATTCCGCTGCTCATCCTGTTCTGCATGGCCGTCGTCGCGCTGTTGGCGGCGGTGGCATGCCTCGCTCAGTGGCTGGCGCCCTACGACTATGCCAGCATCGACCTCCGGGCGCGCCTGGCGCCGCCCGCCTGGCATCCCAAGGGAAGCTGGGCGCATCTCCTGGGAACCGACGAGCTCGGGCGGGACCTGCTGAGCCGGCTGATCCAGTCGGTCCGCACCAGCCTGACGATCGCCCTCCTGGGCAGTGTCATGAGTGCGGCGCTGGGGACGTTCCTCGGATTCCTCTCCGCGCATTTCCGCGGCTGGCTCGACGAGGCGGTGATGGCGGCGGTGGACATCCAGGCCGCCTTGCCCTTCATGATCCTGGCGCTCGCCGTGGTGGCGTTCTTCGGCAGCAACATCCTGCTCTTCATCGGCTTGATGGGCATCTATGGCTGGGAACGCTATGCGCGGCTGACGCGCGCCATGACGCTGTCGGCGCTCTCGAACGGCTATGCCGTGGCGGTCCGCGCCCTGGGCGCCAGGCCGGTGCGCATCTATGCCCGCCACATCCTGCCCAACATCGCCAACACGCTGATCGTGACCATGACGCTGAACTTTCCGCAGATCGTGCTGCTGGAAACCTCGCTCAGCTTCCTCGGCGTCGGCATCCAGCCGCCGATGACGAGCCTCGGCAACATGGTCGGGTTCGGCCGCGACTATCTCCTGACCGCCTGGTGGATCGCGGCCTTTCCGGCCTTCACCATCTTCATCGGCACGCTGGCGATCAGCCTGCTCGGCGACTGGATTCGCGACGTGCTCGATCCCACGCTCAAATAG
- a CDS encoding glutathione S-transferase family protein, translating into MILIGQYDSPFVRRVGIALTLYELPFLHRPWSVFGDAEKIRPYNPLVRVPTLVLDDGDVLIESHSILDYLDSLVPPERAMFPAREPARHGALKVAALATGLADKAVSLFYEKRLHEATSEVWASRCRSQMRAALVALEADRAERDGDYWFGPRIGHADIAVAVALRFVAEAHPGLIPMADFPALRAHAARLEALPAFQAISQPFIAPA; encoded by the coding sequence ATGATCCTCATCGGCCAATACGACTCTCCCTTCGTCCGGCGCGTCGGGATCGCGCTGACGCTCTATGAGCTGCCTTTCCTGCACCGGCCCTGGTCGGTCTTCGGCGATGCCGAGAAGATCCGTCCCTATAACCCGCTGGTCCGCGTGCCGACGCTGGTGCTCGATGACGGCGACGTGCTGATCGAGAGCCACAGCATCCTCGATTATCTCGACAGCCTCGTACCGCCGGAACGCGCGATGTTCCCGGCCCGGGAGCCGGCGCGCCATGGCGCCCTGAAGGTCGCGGCGCTGGCGACCGGCCTGGCTGACAAGGCCGTCAGCCTCTTCTATGAGAAGCGGCTGCATGAGGCGACGTCGGAAGTCTGGGCCAGCCGCTGCCGCTCGCAGATGCGGGCGGCGCTGGTGGCGCTCGAGGCGGACCGCGCCGAGAGGGACGGCGATTATTGGTTCGGCCCCCGCATCGGTCATGCCGATATCGCCGTGGCGGTGGCCCTGCGCTTCGTCGCCGAAGCGCATCCCGGCCTGATCCCGATGGCGGATTTCCCGGCGCTCCGGGCCCATGCCGCGCGGCTCGAGGCGCTGCCGGCGTTTCAGGCGATCTCCCAACCTTTCATCGCGCCGGCGTGA
- a CDS encoding PqqD family protein, with the protein MFYRIPPNRVSHERLGDEVIIINLEKGAYYSGSGSAADLWTLLAAGASLDQLIDLLSRQYGLSAPEIRGDVERCIQSLIAADIIQPAGDGLSSAILVLPEAEERRWQAPGFDEYTDMWDLIKLDPIHDVDETGWPHAAPTAKL; encoded by the coding sequence ATGTTCTATCGAATCCCTCCCAACCGTGTTTCGCATGAGCGGCTGGGGGACGAGGTCATCATCATCAATCTCGAGAAGGGCGCCTACTATTCCGGATCGGGCAGCGCCGCCGACCTGTGGACGCTGCTGGCCGCCGGTGCTTCTCTCGATCAACTGATCGATCTGCTGTCGCGCCAATACGGGCTCTCGGCCCCCGAGATCAGAGGCGATGTCGAGCGCTGCATCCAGTCGCTGATCGCTGCCGACATCATCCAGCCGGCCGGCGATGGGCTTTCGTCCGCCATCCTGGTGCTGCCCGAGGCGGAGGAGCGGCGCTGGCAGGCACCCGGCTTCGACGAGTACACGGACATGTGGGATCTCATCAAGCTGGATCCCATTCACGATGTCGACGAGACCGGCTGGCCGCACGCGGCTCCCACCGCCAAGCTATGA
- a CDS encoding PLP-dependent cysteine synthase family protein, which yields MSEQPRQILDCIGNTRLLPLRRLPSPAGARIFLKLESENPTGSMKDRMALAMVEAAEKDGRLPPGGWVIEYTGGSTGVSLALVCAVKGHPLHIVTSDAFAREKIDHVRILGARLRIIASDDGRMTEKLTRDMIAAAASVMEETGGFWTDQLNNTDQLAAYHRMAEEIWHQTAGRIDGFVQSVGTAASLRGIAETLRRHNPRIRIAAVEPTESPVLSGGPAGAHKIDGIGAGFVVPLWQNGIADRIERVSTAEAKDMALRLAREEGLFAGTSTGANLVAALRLARELGPDATLVTVMCDTGMKYLSKS from the coding sequence ATGAGCGAGCAGCCCCGGCAGATTCTCGACTGCATCGGCAACACGCGGCTGCTGCCGCTGCGCCGCCTGCCCTCTCCGGCCGGTGCGCGCATCTTCCTCAAGCTCGAGAGCGAGAACCCCACCGGCAGCATGAAGGACCGCATGGCGCTGGCCATGGTCGAAGCGGCGGAGAAGGACGGGCGCCTTCCGCCCGGCGGCTGGGTCATCGAATATACCGGCGGCAGCACCGGCGTCTCGCTGGCGCTGGTCTGCGCGGTGAAGGGCCATCCTCTGCATATCGTCACCTCCGACGCCTTCGCCCGCGAGAAGATCGACCATGTGCGGATCCTGGGGGCCCGGCTCCGGATCATCGCGAGCGACGACGGCCGCATGACGGAGAAGCTGACGCGCGACATGATCGCGGCGGCCGCGAGCGTGATGGAGGAGACCGGCGGCTTCTGGACCGACCAGCTCAACAACACGGACCAGCTCGCGGCCTATCACCGGATGGCGGAGGAGATCTGGCATCAGACCGCAGGGCGGATCGACGGCTTCGTCCAGAGCGTGGGCACCGCCGCCTCGTTGCGCGGAATCGCCGAGACGCTGCGCCGCCACAATCCCCGCATCCGCATCGCCGCCGTCGAGCCCACCGAATCCCCCGTGCTCTCGGGCGGTCCGGCTGGCGCCCACAAGATCGACGGCATCGGAGCCGGCTTCGTCGTGCCGCTCTGGCAGAACGGCATCGCCGACCGGATCGAGCGCGTCTCCACCGCGGAGGCCAAGGACATGGCCCTCAGGCTCGCCCGCGAGGAAGGCCTCTTCGCCGGCACCTCGACGGGCGCCAATCTCGTGGCCGCCCTCCGCCTGGCCCGGGAGCTCGGCCCCGACGCCACGCTTGTCACCGTCATGTGCGATACGGGGATGAAATATCTGAGCAAAAGCTAG
- a CDS encoding MarR family winged helix-turn-helix transcriptional regulator produces MISPKQPRKTLRTEARKLVEACAGWNSRLAARRITQFLDRELADSGLTAAQLGLMAQIAAADDDRLGALAQRVGLDQSTLSRTLRTLEGEGLVEIATVESDLRRRAVWLTETGARRLEGAIPVWRRAQARLARHLSAGLARQLADQAELLDGTGA; encoded by the coding sequence ATGATCTCCCCGAAGCAACCCCGGAAGACCCTGCGGACCGAGGCCCGGAAGCTGGTCGAGGCCTGCGCCGGCTGGAACAGCCGGCTGGCCGCGCGGCGGATCACCCAGTTCCTCGATCGCGAGCTGGCGGATTCGGGCCTGACCGCGGCTCAGCTCGGGCTTATGGCGCAGATCGCCGCGGCCGATGACGACCGGCTGGGGGCGCTGGCGCAACGCGTCGGTCTCGATCAATCGACCCTGTCCCGGACGCTGCGGACGCTGGAGGGCGAAGGGCTGGTCGAGATCGCGACGGTCGAGAGCGATCTGCGGCGCCGGGCGGTCTGGCTTACCGAGACGGGCGCGAGGCGACTGGAGGGGGCGATCCCGGTCTGGCGCCGGGCGCAGGCCCGGCTCGCCCGGCATCTTTCGGCAGGCCTCGCCCGGCAGCTTGCGGACCAGGCGGAATTGCTGGACGGTACCGGCGCCTGA
- a CDS encoding UdgX family uracil-DNA binding protein (This protein belongs to the uracil DNA glycosylase superfamily, members of which act in excision repair of DNA. However, it belongs more specifically to UdgX branch, whose founding member was found to bind uracil in DNA (where it does not belong), without cleaving it, appears to promote DNA repair by a pathway involving RecA, rather than base excision.) yields the protein MAAKSAITSLKALGEAEAGCRRCPLYKNATQVVPGEGPAPAQIMMVGEQPGDQEDRQGKPFVGPAGRILAQALEEAGIARDEVFVTNAVKHFKFEPRGKRRLHKRPDVHEIERCRWWLDLERKLVRPALIVALGATAVRSVSGRTLAIGKIRGQVMRLADGGRMVATIHPSYVLRIEDEADKRAQFRQLVADLKASKRALGADAA from the coding sequence ATGGCCGCAAAATCCGCCATCACATCCTTGAAGGCGCTCGGCGAGGCGGAGGCCGGTTGCCGGCGCTGCCCGCTCTACAAGAACGCGACGCAGGTGGTGCCGGGCGAGGGACCAGCACCGGCGCAGATCATGATGGTGGGAGAGCAGCCCGGCGATCAGGAGGACCGCCAGGGCAAGCCTTTCGTCGGCCCGGCGGGGCGCATCCTGGCCCAGGCGCTGGAAGAGGCCGGCATCGCGCGCGACGAGGTCTTCGTCACCAACGCGGTCAAGCATTTCAAGTTCGAGCCGCGCGGCAAGCGGCGGCTGCACAAGCGACCGGACGTCCATGAGATCGAGCGCTGCCGCTGGTGGCTCGATCTGGAACGCAAGCTCGTCCGCCCGGCCCTCATCGTGGCCCTGGGGGCCACGGCCGTCCGCAGCGTTTCCGGCCGCACGCTCGCCATCGGCAAGATTCGCGGCCAGGTGATGCGGCTTGCGGATGGCGGACGGATGGTCGCGACCATCCATCCCTCCTACGTCCTTCGCATCGAGGACGAGGCCGACAAGCGCGCCCAGTTCCGTCAGCTCGTCGCGGACCTCAAGGCCAGCAAACGCGCTCTCGGGGCGGATGCGGCCTGA
- a CDS encoding AraC family transcriptional regulator, which translates to MDRDPGPAEIDGPRRAYGDHLADRFWLEKPKSHIARSFKRGPLAVTQIKSDFPTPQPSQSIGYDEAWLVGLMVGDVPDHDLWQDGRAARTPPFRAGVTALYDLRRDPISFTRTGHHSLHFYLPRSVLSEVADRNGLRFAGELRYRFATGYDDPIIRHLGLALLPALEAGGPLSGLFLDHILHAVATHVLGRYGADGTAAKHPARGGLTPLQLRKAQELMQAHIGSDVSLTRLAQECGLSVTHFARAFRQSTGTTPHRWLQDHRIEKAMMLLRLGERALSDIAIDCGFADQSHFTKVFSRHVGTSPGRWRRSRD; encoded by the coding sequence ATGGATCGGGATCCAGGCCCTGCCGAGATTGACGGCCCGCGGCGGGCCTATGGCGACCATCTGGCGGATCGTTTCTGGCTCGAAAAGCCGAAATCGCATATCGCGCGCTCCTTCAAGCGCGGCCCGCTGGCCGTCACGCAGATCAAATCCGATTTCCCGACGCCGCAGCCCAGCCAGTCGATCGGCTATGACGAGGCCTGGCTGGTCGGGCTGATGGTGGGCGACGTGCCGGACCACGATCTCTGGCAGGACGGGCGCGCCGCGCGGACGCCGCCGTTCCGGGCGGGTGTCACGGCACTCTACGACCTGCGCCGCGATCCGATCAGCTTCACCCGCACCGGCCATCATTCGTTGCACTTCTATTTGCCCCGCTCCGTGCTGAGCGAGGTCGCCGACCGGAACGGACTGCGGTTCGCGGGCGAGCTGCGCTACCGCTTCGCCACCGGCTATGACGATCCCATCATCCGCCATCTGGGCTTGGCGCTGCTGCCGGCACTCGAGGCCGGCGGTCCGTTGAGCGGGCTGTTCCTCGACCATATCCTCCATGCCGTGGCGACGCATGTGCTGGGGCGCTACGGCGCCGACGGCACGGCGGCGAAGCACCCGGCACGCGGCGGCCTCACGCCGCTGCAGCTGCGCAAGGCCCAGGAACTGATGCAGGCGCATATCGGCTCGGATGTCTCGCTGACCCGGCTGGCGCAGGAATGCGGCCTCTCCGTCACCCATTTCGCCCGCGCCTTCCGCCAGTCCACCGGCACCACGCCCCATCGCTGGCTTCAGGACCACCGCATCGAGAAAGCCATGATGTTGCTGCGCCTCGGCGAGCGCGCGCTGTCCGACATCGCGATCGATTGCGGCTTCGCCGATCAGAGTCACTTCACGAAGGTGTTCAGCCGCCATGTCGGGACCAGCCCTGGCCGCTGGCGCCGGTCGCGGGATTGA
- a CDS encoding ABC transporter permease encodes MPWTFILRKLARALFTLTAIVSFVFVILRVTGDPAVQILGADATQEALEAFRERWGLNDPIWEQFLRYVAGLLRGEFGISLVEGKDALAVVLDRLPKTLQLMGVSAFVTLATGIPIGIYAALHRGGLRDRLIMAIGVAAFSTPSFVIGILLILLMSVMLRLLPTAGSDSWRHFILPVVTMSTIDAAVFARLTRSAMLEVLSRPYMRTALAKGLPWHVAVRRHALPNAAIPLATIIGLFLGTLIAGAVVTENVFAWPGIGRLLVSSVQNRDSSVVQVIVLMIAFSMVTANLLVDVAYGWLDPRIRQLKAEA; translated from the coding sequence ATGCCTTGGACCTTCATCCTGCGGAAGCTCGCCCGCGCCCTTTTCACCCTGACCGCGATCGTGAGCTTCGTGTTCGTGATCCTGCGGGTGACCGGCGATCCCGCCGTCCAGATCCTGGGCGCGGACGCGACCCAGGAGGCACTGGAGGCGTTCCGCGAGAGATGGGGCCTCAACGACCCGATCTGGGAGCAGTTCCTGCGCTATGTCGCCGGCCTCCTGCGCGGCGAGTTCGGAATCTCGCTGGTCGAGGGGAAGGACGCCCTGGCGGTGGTGCTCGACCGCCTGCCCAAGACGCTGCAGCTCATGGGCGTCTCGGCCTTCGTCACGCTCGCCACCGGGATCCCGATCGGGATCTACGCCGCGCTCCACCGCGGCGGCCTGCGCGATCGGCTGATCATGGCGATCGGGGTCGCCGCCTTCAGCACGCCGAGCTTCGTCATCGGCATCCTGCTGATCCTGCTCATGTCGGTCATGCTTCGGCTCCTGCCGACCGCCGGCAGCGACAGCTGGAGGCATTTCATCCTGCCGGTCGTCACCATGTCGACCATCGATGCCGCCGTGTTCGCGCGGCTGACACGGTCCGCGATGCTGGAGGTGCTGTCGCGGCCCTATATGCGTACCGCGCTGGCCAAGGGGCTGCCCTGGCATGTCGCCGTCCGGCGCCACGCGCTGCCCAACGCGGCCATTCCGCTCGCCACCATCATCGGCCTCTTCCTCGGCACGCTGATCGCCGGTGCCGTCGTGACCGAGAACGTCTTCGCCTGGCCCGGGATCGGCCGCCTGCTGGTCTCCTCGGTCCAGAACCGGGACAGCTCGGTCGTGCAGGTGATCGTGCTGATGATCGCCTTCTCGATGGTGACGGCGAACCTGCTCGTGGATGTGGCCTATGGCTGGCTGGATCCCCGGATCCGCCAGCTCAAGGCGGAGGCGTGA
- a CDS encoding ABC transporter ATP-binding protein, whose product MTAPPPALSEAATAPGDALLVVENLVRHFAVGRAGLLGPRLTVKAVDDVSFSIRKGEVLGIVGESGCGKSSVAKAILNIHSPSAGRVRLRGTDLTTLSAAAWREMRRKIQYVFQDPLNSLDPRIRILEQVIEPLTIHRIGDRRARAEKASGMLAAVGLGPAHHRKFPHELSGGQQQRVVLARALVLEPEIVICDEPISALDVSIQAQVVQLLQKLRAELGLTILFISHDLSIVRFLCDRVAVMYLGRIVEFAATGELFDRPRHPYTEALIAAIPIPVPGARTDRTLLEGEPPSPIHLPTGCRFNPRCRRAIALCRQTEPALLDAADAHFTACHLAHEGTG is encoded by the coding sequence ATGACCGCCCCGCCGCCCGCCCTTTCCGAAGCGGCCACGGCGCCGGGCGACGCGCTGCTGGTGGTCGAGAATCTGGTCCGGCATTTCGCGGTCGGCCGCGCCGGCCTGCTCGGGCCCCGGCTGACCGTGAAGGCGGTCGACGATGTGTCGTTCTCGATCCGCAAGGGCGAGGTGCTGGGGATCGTCGGCGAGAGCGGCTGCGGCAAATCCTCGGTGGCCAAGGCCATCCTCAACATTCATTCGCCGTCGGCCGGCCGCGTCAGGCTCCGCGGCACCGACCTGACCACGCTTTCGGCGGCGGCGTGGCGGGAGATGCGCCGGAAGATCCAGTATGTGTTCCAGGACCCGCTGAACTCGCTCGACCCGCGAATCCGCATCCTGGAGCAGGTGATCGAGCCGCTGACCATCCACCGCATCGGCGACCGTCGGGCACGGGCGGAGAAGGCGAGCGGCATGCTGGCGGCGGTCGGGCTCGGCCCGGCGCATCACCGGAAGTTCCCGCATGAGCTGAGCGGCGGCCAGCAGCAGCGTGTCGTGCTCGCGCGCGCCCTGGTGCTGGAGCCCGAGATCGTCATCTGCGACGAGCCGATCTCGGCGCTCGACGTCTCGATCCAGGCGCAGGTGGTGCAGCTTCTCCAGAAGCTGCGCGCGGAGCTGGGGTTGACCATCCTTTTCATCAGCCACGATCTGAGCATCGTGCGCTTCCTCTGCGATCGCGTGGCGGTCATGTATCTGGGCCGGATCGTCGAGTTCGCGGCGACCGGCGAGCTGTTCGACCGGCCACGCCATCCCTATACCGAGGCGCTGATCGCGGCGATCCCGATCCCGGTCCCCGGCGCGCGGACGGATCGCACCCTCCTGGAAGGCGAGCCGCCCAGCCCGATCCATCTGCCGACCGGCTGCCGCTTCAATCCGCGCTGCCGCCGTGCGATCGCGCTCTGCCGGCAAACCGAGCCGGCGCTGCTCGACGCCGCCGACGCGCATTTCACGGCCTGCCATCTCGCGCATGAGGGGACGGGCTGA
- a CDS encoding catalase family peroxidase: MIKVTRDHAGAMRSASGWGIALALMAILAGPARADGTIPPNQSPHDLVNALHAAFGLHHARAVHSKGVMLEGSFTPEPAAQTLTKAPIFAGGSLPVVARFSLFAGIPDLPDTNGAAPPCGLAIKIKAADGLDYDLASDQHNGFIVATSDEFAAFLRDVAASGPDAAHPTAVEQFLASHPIAKVFIASLTTPASYAEATYFGINSFKWTNAKGQSVYVRYRYVPRAGEHYLTPDELKAQGPNYLQEEILARIAKGPVTFDWYAQIAEPGDKIEDPSIVWPESRKLVKLGSFTFAKRPDDPVMADKGFLVLPGEFHPGIEPADPMLLLRSQAYPISFGERQ, translated from the coding sequence TTGATCAAAGTCACGCGCGACCATGCGGGTGCAATGCGCAGCGCCAGCGGCTGGGGTATCGCTCTCGCCTTGATGGCGATTCTTGCCGGACCGGCGCGGGCCGACGGCACCATCCCACCCAACCAGTCGCCCCACGATCTCGTGAACGCGCTGCACGCGGCCTTCGGTCTGCATCATGCGCGGGCGGTACACAGCAAAGGCGTCATGCTGGAGGGCAGCTTCACGCCCGAGCCCGCGGCCCAGACCCTGACCAAGGCGCCCATCTTCGCCGGCGGCAGCCTGCCGGTCGTGGCGCGCTTCTCGCTCTTCGCCGGCATCCCCGACCTGCCGGACACCAACGGCGCCGCCCCGCCCTGCGGTCTCGCGATCAAGATCAAGGCCGCGGACGGGCTCGATTACGACCTGGCGAGCGACCAGCATAACGGCTTCATCGTCGCGACCAGCGACGAGTTCGCGGCCTTCCTGCGCGATGTCGCGGCCAGCGGCCCGGACGCCGCCCATCCGACCGCGGTCGAGCAGTTCCTCGCCTCGCACCCGATCGCCAAGGTCTTCATTGCCAGCCTGACGACGCCCGCCTCCTATGCCGAGGCGACCTATTTCGGCATCAATTCCTTCAAATGGACCAATGCCAAGGGCCAGTCGGTCTATGTCCGTTACCGCTATGTGCCGCGCGCCGGCGAGCATTACCTGACGCCCGACGAGCTCAAGGCCCAAGGCCCGAACTATCTGCAGGAGGAGATCCTGGCGCGCATCGCCAAGGGACCCGTCACCTTCGACTGGTATGCCCAGATCGCCGAACCGGGCGACAAGATCGAGGATCCGTCGATCGTCTGGCCGGAGAGCCGCAAGCTGGTCAAGCTCGGCAGCTTCACCTTCGCCAAGCGGCCCGACGACCCGGTGATGGCGGACAAGGGCTTCCTGGTCCTGCCGGGCGAGTTCCACCCCGGCATCGAGCCGGCCGATCCCATGCTTCTCCTGCGCAGCCAGGCCTATCCGATCTCCTTCGGCGAGCGGCAATAG
- a CDS encoding glycosyltransferase family 4 protein codes for MKVFAFTPWFLPVLGGIEILINSLAKPLREQGIDISVVTDDMGRLPPREVIEGTPVHRLGFTNAIRSGRPGEPLKILGQLQQLLDEESPDILHMHCVTGPSAWYVDRLLKSSRFRGRFLVTQHGVLEPTDRMPVIRGLLQRADAISAVSEAALRSAVEFSASEKNWGVIPNGIEEVPAERIDGAPFRLLCVGRLQREKGFDLAIRALAEVRARGIDAVLTIVGEGEERQAFARLSGELGLLNFVHFLGRLDNRATRRLVGQAHLVLVPSRTREGFSLVAAEAAMAGVTAIVARVGGLPETVLDGETGIVVSPDDPIELGAAISRMLEDEGSRSRLGHCARLRAMKEYGVAPCAARYLAFYRSQSRSSIDQEPSNHVLSNPSQPCFA; via the coding sequence ATGAAGGTATTCGCGTTCACGCCTTGGTTTCTCCCGGTTCTGGGCGGCATCGAGATCCTGATCAACTCGCTGGCAAAGCCATTGCGGGAGCAGGGTATCGACATCTCGGTGGTGACCGATGACATGGGGCGCCTGCCGCCGCGGGAAGTCATCGAAGGGACCCCGGTCCACCGGCTGGGCTTCACCAACGCGATCCGGTCCGGCCGCCCCGGCGAGCCGCTCAAGATCCTCGGGCAATTGCAGCAGCTTCTGGACGAAGAGTCGCCCGACATCCTGCACATGCACTGCGTCACCGGGCCCAGCGCCTGGTACGTGGACCGGTTGCTGAAATCGTCGCGTTTCAGGGGGCGGTTCCTGGTGACCCAGCATGGCGTGCTGGAGCCGACTGACCGGATGCCCGTCATCCGGGGTCTCCTGCAGCGGGCCGACGCGATCTCGGCGGTCTCGGAAGCGGCGCTGCGTTCCGCCGTCGAGTTCTCGGCATCGGAAAAGAACTGGGGCGTCATCCCGAACGGGATCGAAGAGGTGCCGGCCGAGCGCATCGACGGCGCGCCCTTCAGGCTCCTCTGCGTCGGCCGGCTGCAGCGGGAAAAGGGTTTCGATCTGGCCATCCGGGCCTTGGCGGAGGTGCGCGCCCGCGGCATCGACGCGGTGCTGACGATCGTCGGCGAAGGCGAAGAGCGCCAGGCGTTCGCGCGGCTGAGCGGCGAGCTTGGATTGTTAAATTTTGTCCATTTTCTCGGCAGGCTCGACAATCGCGCGACGCGGCGCCTGGTTGGCCAGGCTCATCTCGTGCTTGTTCCCTCTCGGACCCGGGAAGGATTCAGCCTGGTCGCCGCGGAGGCGGCGATGGCGGGCGTCACGGCGATCGTGGCGCGTGTCGGCGGGCTCCCGGAAACGGTCCTGGATGGCGAAACGGGAATTGTCGTTTCACCGGACGACCCGATCGAGCTCGGCGCGGCCATCAGCAGAATGCTCGAAGATGAGGGAAGCCGATCGCGGCTGGGACATTGCGCGAGACTCCGGGCGATGAAGGAATATGGTGTCGCTCCCTGCGCCGCGCGGTACCTCGCGTTCTATCGGTCACAGTCGCGTTCATCCATCGATCAGGAACCCAGCAACCATGTTCTATCGAATCCCTCCCAACCGTGTTTCGCATGA